In the Deltaproteobacteria bacterium genome, CCTTCTTCCTGCACGTTGAAAATCTCGATGGGTTTGGCCGCATGCTCGATGAAAGGCCGTAAACTTTTGGTGTTGGATCTCTCACAGCCAAGGCCGATCAGTACCACAGCCCCGACATTGGGGTGATGAACCATGCCAGCCAAGACTCGAAAAAGAATTTGCGTATCCCTCGGCCCTCCTCTTCCGCAGCCATGAGGATGGGGGGCACAAACGGCTTCGGGTACTTCCCGGGATATGTGGTTGATAACCCCGTTAACGCAGGAGACCGTGGGTAGAACGAGGACATGGTTGCGGATGCCGAATTTTCCATTTTTTCTCTCATAGCCAGTAATCTCGCTCATTTCTTCCACCTTTTGCTTTCCAGGTTGTGAGTATGGACCCATTCTCCTTTTCTGATGGACCGGGTGCTTACAGCTACGGTCTCCCCGTATTTGATGATTTCTTCCCCCGCAGGAATATCCCGCAGGGCGATCTTATGGCTGGCCGGTATCTCATCCAAGACTGAAAACAGTTCCAGTCCCGTTCCCATGACTTGTTCTCCCGCTTTCAAGGTTCGTAAGGCTACCGCGACATTATCGCGGGGATGAATCAAGAGGGCGTTTTCTTTCATCCTGCCTCCTACAACCAAAGAAAAAATACGCATAGCGTCTTTTTTGTTTCTGCGTTTATCCGTGGAAATCCGTGGCCAAATTAATTTAAAACCGCTCTTCCGCCATGCGCCATGCGCATGGCGTCTTATTTCTTCAGGTACTGCATGGTCCCATCTTGAACTACGGCCACCTTGGCCTTGTTGGGGAAATCTTTTTCCAAAATGGCCAGAACCTCTGGCCAAGTTTTGACGAAAATGGCATCATCGCTATGGCTGATCAAGTCGAGGCTCGTCCGGTCTGGGTAGGGGGCCATGACAATTAGCTTCCTCATCAGCCTCTGCAGAAAACCCTTAGCCCGGGGGGTATAATGGCGGCCGCCGTATTCACTCCCCCAGGCCCGCATCACGTAATGGGGAACCTGCCCTTCAGGGGCATCGGAAATAAGCACGGCCGTTCCTTCACGGGGTTTCAGGAGCATTAAGGATAATAGCAGGGCGATGGCCGATTCATTGGCCTTGCCATAAGCATTACAGATGGCCAGGTCATATCCGCTGGCGTGGGGAACTCCATAGTGTTCTCTTCCCTCTTCCGCGCCGGCAGCGTGAGTGGCCTGGAAAAGTCCGGCATACAGGTTGGTAATCTGTCCCCGGCGGTTGACCAGACAATCAACTTTAAAATTCAATTCCACCGCATCCCCCGCAGCATCGCACTCGGCGCGCATGATGTTATTTTCAAAATTACCCAGGCCGGTGCGCCCTTTGTCTCTGTATAGCTGATTGTGAAACTGATTGATCGTTTCGATTCCCGCCACCCCAGGAAGAACGATTTTGGCACCTCCCCCGAACCCTACGTGGACATGGGGAGTGATACATCCAATCCCGATTTTTAGGTCGCAAGCCATAAACTCACGGTTAAAACAGAGCTCTACCCCGGTTGGTGTTCTTCCCACGCGCACAGTATTTTGGAAGGGATCATGATTGTGTATGGCATAATTTTCCGTGATCTCCTCCCCCAATTTTTTGCGAGCGTTGGTCATATCAAAGGCTCCGTGAGCGCCCAGGGCCCACAGGAAGCGAATTTGGTCTTTCTTCAACCCGGCCTCATGGAGGGATTCTAAGATATGAGGAGCAACGTCTTTGACCGGGGTCGGACGGGTCATGTCGTCAAAGACGATAACTACTTGCTTCTTTCCTCTGGCCATTTCCTCAAGGGTAGGCCCTGAGAGAGGATGATGGATCTTTTCTCTAATTTGCCCGGAGGTGAGGCCAGCCTTCTCGAACCCGGGCGGGTTAAGATTGTCTACCTGCCAGTGGTCCGGGAAGGTCAATTCCCATTCCTTATTCTCATACCAGAGGCGGGATGGAATGGAGACTTTTTGCATATATACTCCTAAAGAATTGGCCAAGCGCAAAGCGCATAGCGTAAAAACCATGGAGGATTTGCCCCTTTTACTCTTTTACTCTATGCTCTTTGCTCTTTGCTGTTGGTTATCCTACCAGGATTACGATCACTTTCCTCGGCCCGTGCATTCCTTTGAAGAGGACACCTTGAATATCGCCCGTCATGCTTGGCCCGGTGATAAATAAGAATTGGCTTGGCAGGGTTTTGAGGTTACCGAATACTTGATCCACCACTCGCTCATAGATTGGATTCATCCTCTCCACTGGCACGATGGCGATGTGCAGAATCGGGGCCAGGGACACAAGCCGGGCCTGATCTTTGTTATGAATGAGGCCCAGAGTTCCTGACTCGGCCACGGCGAAATCGGCCCCGGTGATTCCGGCTTGGGCTTCGTTGAAAACCGCATCCCGAAAGGAGTCCCGATTCGGAAAATCGTGGGGGGTCATGACGGTCACATCGTTTCTTTTGCCCCATGCCGGCAGGTCCAGCGTGGCTAACACATCATCCGTTGAGACCATCACCTTTTTCAGGCCTTCCGCTCGGGCGATTTCAGCCAGCTTTTCCAAGGCTCCCTGGTTATTCTGCACCCGATAGACGACCCCGGTTTCCTCCACGAGGCGCTCGGTAAATCTATGGATCATTTCTTCTTGGGTCATAGAGAGTTCACTCAAGGGAGGTAAATCCGGTCGCGGGGATAAGGATTGCTTCGGAGCGGTTTTCAATTTTTGGAGTATTTCTTCGCGGGCACTGTGTTCCATTTCTTCCTCCATATAAAATTAAGGCTAAAGGAAAAGGCTATATCTTTTTAATTTCCTTCCACCGATCATGGAAAGTTTTTGCGGCCATGGCCGGTAAGTCTCTGGTCCTGAACCACCCCTGGAAAGGTCCCTTCATTTTGCTGATTACCCCGTCATGAGCATCTTTATTAATGAGGGGGCGAACCATGCGGATTCCCAGGTTCCAAAGCCAGGCCCGGGTTACCGCCGAAATCCAGGCTTTGAAAAAACGCTTTTCTGAACTGGGACGCTTTTTCCCTTTCCAGTAAGGGTCACCCAGCACGTCTTTGGACCGGTAATAAAGGAACATGCTGGGATGGTCAATCCCTACGGGGCACACGCTTTTGCATGCCCCGCAAAGGGTGGTGGCCCGGTAGAGGTCCTGGGTCCGGTCCAATCCTAAGAGCAATGGGTTTAGGACCTGACCCATGGGACCGGAATAAGCCCAGCCATAAGCGTATCCACCGATCTGTCCGTAAACCGGGCAGATGTTCAAACAGGCGGCGCAGCGGATACAGCGCAGGGCATCCCGGGCTTTCAGATCCTGATAAATCTTGGTCCGGCCGTTATCGATTATGAGAATAAAAAGTTCTGCCGGCCCGTCTATTTCGTCTTTTTTCTTGGGGCCGCTGTCCATCGATACGTAGGCGGTGAGTTTCTGGCCGGTGCAATTCCGGCTCAGGAGCCTGATCATATGCAGGGCATCCTTCATGGTGGGAACCACCTTTTCCAGGCTCATCACCGATACCTGGGTTTTGGGGGAGGATTTGGTGAGGCGGATATTCCCTTCATTTTCCACGTTGATAATCGTTCCGGTTTCGGCAACAGCCATGTTGACTCCGGTGATCCCCATCTGCACATGATGAAATTTGTCCCTGAGGAATAACCGGGCCGCGTAGCCCAACTGGACCGGGTCTAATGTCGGCTCCTTCATGTTTGCTTTGGCCATAAAAAGGTCGCACACCTCTTCCACCGCGACATTGATGGCCGGACCCACGATGTGGAATGGAGGGCGATGTAATTGCTGAGCGATGAACTCCCCGAGGTCAGTTTCCCAGGGTTCTATGCCGTTTTTACTCAAGATTTCGTTGAGGCCCATTTCCTCAGTGACCATGGATTTCCCTTTGGTTACATACTTGACCCCCCGTTCCTTGGCCAGCTGCAGGATGGTTTCATTCGCTTCTTTGGCGTCGCGAGCCCAAAAAACTTTGGCTCCATTGGCCAGAGCGTTCTTTTCGAATTCCTCCAGGAGTTCCGGCAGCCGGGCCATCGCCTCCTGACGGATGGCTGCCCCGTAGGCTTGAGCGGCATCGATATTGGGAAAAGTACTGAGGCCGATATCCCGCTTCATATTCAGAACGGGGGGCATTACCTTCAGGAAGGCGCGGGAACGGGCATTTTGCAGTTCTCTTTTGACCGCTGCGGTAAATTGTTCGGTTTGAATTTCCATTATTGTCCCTCCCTTCCGTTGGGGGCCAGAAAGTTGGCCAGGTGCATCGCTTTTTTTCCGGGGTGATTGCGGCTGAGGAATCCCCCGATATTCAAGAGGCAGCCAGGTTCGCAGAGGAGTAAAAGATCGGCGCCGCTGGACAAATAATTTTCCACCTTGTCCTTTACCATGGATTCGGAGATGTCGGGAAAGTTGTTGGCAAACTCGCCCCCAAATCCGCAGCAGGATTCGGCCGCATTCAGGGGAACCAGCTGGGTCCCTTGCACAGCCTTGATGAGTTTTTTAGGTTGTTCGGAAACCCCAAGGCCACGGAGGATGTGGCAGGACTCATGATAGGTAACCTTACCTGCAAAGGAGGCCCCCACATCTTCTACATTCAGGACGTCCACCAGGTATTGTGAAAGTTCAAACATCCGGGGGGCGAGTTCCTCTGCCCGCCTGCGCCATTCCGGCTCATTCTCGAAAAGCTCTGGATAGTGATACTTCACCGTGCAGACACAGGATCCGGAGGGGCTAACTACTTGTTCATCGTCCCCGAAAACCTTGATAAAATGCTTGGCCGCCTTTTGGGCCTCTTTTTGATAACCGGCATTTATGGCCGGCTGGCCGCAGCAGGTCTGCTCTTCGTGATATACAGGGTTGATCCCCAACCGGCGTAGCAGGGTTACGGTGGCTTCACCGATATGGGGCAAGAAAAGATCAACCGTACAGGGTATGAATAAGGAAACATTTTTCATCGTATGCTCCTTTTAACAGAATAGGGATAAGCAACTTTTATTGAGGGTTCATGGTTTTATGAGGTTTCAACTTAGCAAAAAAAAAGGAGAATGGTCAAGGATAAAAAAGCGGTAGGAATAAGAGCCTCCCTGGATAGCTTTTGGCAGCTACGGGGACGCCACAATCTGCTCGGCGTCCCCGGAGATGAGGTACAGAAAGTGATAATGAAAAGGATATGCTTCCCAAAAGAAGTCTTTAGATCATTTTCGGATCCCCATCTTGATGGCCAGGGGCAGGTATCTTTTGTATTCTTCCTGCATGAATTCCCAAAATTCTTTTGGGCCGAGGTAGGCGAGCGGTAACATCCGCGGCACCTCCGGGGCCAAAGCCGATGATCATTTCGATAGGCTTGGTGGGATAAGCCGGAGCGGATTGAGCGGGACAGGGCAAAATGGCTAAAATCAGAACGAAAAAAGAAAACAGCCAGAGAGACTTTTTCATTTCTTTACCTCCTTTTAATGATTAGAATTTGGAATATTGGAATACTTCCTTTTACTTCGCCTCTTCCTTATCTCCCAGGAGATATTCTTTTATTTTCGGTTTCCGATAACGGGCGTAGAGAGAAAAAATGGTCATGAGAACACCGGCGATCAGAAAAATCAGGGTCAGAGGCCGGGTAAACAATAACACCGGACTCCCTGCGGCCATGCTCAGGGATTGGCGGAGAGCGCTTTCCAGCATGGGAATGAGG is a window encoding:
- a CDS encoding UxaA family hydrolase, which encodes MKENALLIHPRDNVAVALRTLKAGEQVMGTGLELFSVLDEIPASHKIALRDIPAGEEIIKYGETVAVSTRSIRKGEWVHTHNLESKRWKK
- a CDS encoding lactate racemase domain-containing protein; this translates as MQKVSIPSRLWYENKEWELTFPDHWQVDNLNPPGFEKAGLTSGQIREKIHHPLSGPTLEEMARGKKQVVIVFDDMTRPTPVKDVAPHILESLHEAGLKKDQIRFLWALGAHGAFDMTNARKKLGEEITENYAIHNHDPFQNTVRVGRTPTGVELCFNREFMACDLKIGIGCITPHVHVGFGGGAKIVLPGVAGIETINQFHNQLYRDKGRTGLGNFENNIMRAECDAAGDAVELNFKVDCLVNRRGQITNLYAGLFQATHAAGAEEGREHYGVPHASGYDLAICNAYGKANESAIALLLSLMLLKPREGTAVLISDAPEGQVPHYVMRAWGSEYGGRHYTPRAKGFLQRLMRKLIVMAPYPDRTSLDLISHSDDAIFVKTWPEVLAILEKDFPNKAKVAVVQDGTMQYLKK
- a CDS encoding lactate utilization protein C; the protein is MEHSAREEILQKLKTAPKQSLSPRPDLPPLSELSMTQEEMIHRFTERLVEETGVVYRVQNNQGALEKLAEIARAEGLKKVMVSTDDVLATLDLPAWGKRNDVTVMTPHDFPNRDSFRDAVFNEAQAGITGADFAVAESGTLGLIHNKDQARLVSLAPILHIAIVPVERMNPIYERVVDQVFGNLKTLPSQFLFITGPSMTGDIQGVLFKGMHGPRKVIVILVG
- a CDS encoding lactate utilization protein B, with the protein product MEIQTEQFTAAVKRELQNARSRAFLKVMPPVLNMKRDIGLSTFPNIDAAQAYGAAIRQEAMARLPELLEEFEKNALANGAKVFWARDAKEANETILQLAKERGVKYVTKGKSMVTEEMGLNEILSKNGIEPWETDLGEFIAQQLHRPPFHIVGPAINVAVEEVCDLFMAKANMKEPTLDPVQLGYAARLFLRDKFHHVQMGITGVNMAVAETGTIINVENEGNIRLTKSSPKTQVSVMSLEKVVPTMKDALHMIRLLSRNCTGQKLTAYVSMDSGPKKKDEIDGPAELFILIIDNGRTKIYQDLKARDALRCIRCAACLNICPVYGQIGGYAYGWAYSGPMGQVLNPLLLGLDRTQDLYRATTLCGACKSVCPVGIDHPSMFLYYRSKDVLGDPYWKGKKRPSSEKRFFKAWISAVTRAWLWNLGIRMVRPLINKDAHDGVISKMKGPFQGWFRTRDLPAMAAKTFHDRWKEIKKI
- a CDS encoding (Fe-S)-binding protein → MKNVSLFIPCTVDLFLPHIGEATVTLLRRLGINPVYHEEQTCCGQPAINAGYQKEAQKAAKHFIKVFGDDEQVVSPSGSCVCTVKYHYPELFENEPEWRRRAEELAPRMFELSQYLVDVLNVEDVGASFAGKVTYHESCHILRGLGVSEQPKKLIKAVQGTQLVPLNAAESCCGFGGEFANNFPDISESMVKDKVENYLSSGADLLLLCEPGCLLNIGGFLSRNHPGKKAMHLANFLAPNGREGQ